The Chordicoccus furentiruminis DNA window CGCGAGCGTGGCTCAGAAGGAATTTACCCAGTTTTTCCCGAAGCCGGGCTGGGTGGAGCATGACGCCAACGAAATCTGGTCGACCCAGCTCGAGGTGGCCCAGCAGGCGATGGCGAATCTCGGCATCACGGCGGCGGACATTGCCGCCATCGGCATCACGAATCAGCGGGAGACGACTGTGGTCTGGGATCGGCGGACCGGCGAACCGGTCTGCCACGCGATCGTCTGGCAGTGCCGGCGGACCGCCGGATACGCGGATCGTCTGAAGCAGGAAGGACTGACGGATCTGATCCGGAGCAAGACAGGTCTCGTGATCGACGCGTATTTTTCGGCGACGAAGCTGCGCTGGATCCTCGAGAATGTGCCCGGTGCCAGAGAGAAGGCGGAGAGGGGCGAACTGCTCTTCGGAACCATCGACACCTGGCTGATGTGGAAGCTGTCCGGCGGACGGATATTCGCCACCGACTACTCCAACGCGTCCCGCACGATGCTCTTCAATATCCGGACGCTGAGCTGGGATGAGGAGATTCTGAAGCTGCTTCAGATCCCGCGGGCGATGCTGCCGGAAGTCCGTCCGTCATCCGGTCTGTTCGGTTATACCTCGCCGGAGCTTCTCGGCGCGGCGGTTCCGATCGCGGGCGTGGCGGGCGACCAGCAGGCCGCGCTCTTCGGTCAGACCTGCTTCCGTCCGGGGGAAGTGAAGAATACCTACGGAACCGGCTGCTTCATGCTGATGAATACAGGAAACCAGCCGGTGTTCTCGAGTCACGGCCTCGTCACGACG harbors:
- the glpK gene encoding glycerol kinase GlpK, with protein sequence MAEYVMAFDAGTTSNRCILFRKDGQIASVAQKEFTQFFPKPGWVEHDANEIWSTQLEVAQQAMANLGITAADIAAIGITNQRETTVVWDRRTGEPVCHAIVWQCRRTAGYADRLKQEGLTDLIRSKTGLVIDAYFSATKLRWILENVPGAREKAERGELLFGTIDTWLMWKLSGGRIFATDYSNASRTMLFNIRTLSWDEEILKLLQIPRAMLPEVRPSSGLFGYTSPELLGAAVPIAGVAGDQQAALFGQTCFRPGEVKNTYGTGCFMLMNTGNQPVFSSHGLVTTVAWGLDGKVTYALEGSIFVAGAALQWLRDELRIIDSTPDSEYMATRVKDTNGCYVVPAFTGLGAPHWDPYARGTIVGLTRGCNKYHIIRATLDSLAYQVHDVLMSMRADAGASIPALKVDGGASANNYLMQMQADVMNGPVIRPRCVETTALGAACLAGLAVGYWAGTDEIERNWSVDRIFEPQITDEKRRKLIRGWNRAVQCAAGWAKEEE